ATGCGGCTATGACTGGGGCTGGAGTTTATATAGTGGGCGGATGACAATGGCCCGCGACGGTGTGGTTAATGGTGGGCGGCAAACAGACGGATgggtggcgccggagtaggttcctcGGCAACTGCATATCATCAATTTAGAGCAACAGACTGATGAGGTGtcatttgaacgcggagcagtcgcctGCACTGGGAAATGGCGCGGACGACGCTCTCTCATCATGTGCACCGCTTCAATGAGGGaaacagtgagaggtcgcgtccactttggacgggcatgaatgcgacactgatGCTCTAGGGCGGCGCTGACTATTTCCAGCGGGAAGTGTGTGCGAGCAAGGGCTGGGGTTAATGATGTACCAGTGCAGTTAGAAGCGGACGTGGCAGTGGTCCAGACGCCTGCAAAGCCCCCACACCTCCCACTTTGTCACCGGTTTGCGTCTGGACCACCAAGCGAATCGATACAGGACCGCGTGGGATGGCAAAATACGTCCAGAACGCATGGTCCGGATGGTTGCGGGTGGTATGAGGGTCGGCGTCAGAGATGCCCTTAAGGTTTTTTTTTCTAGTGTGTGTTTTGGATTACctcataaatataaatataaacatTCTTAGCAGACATGATCAAGAGATCTCTAGTGTCTACTCTTAATTCTTGCATTGACATTCTTCTATGTTGGTAGAGCAAAAGGTCAAACATGTGCAAGTTTGACTAACTTCAGTTATTATGAAGAGTTTACTGAAGTCATCCACCCCCGAAATGTGAAAACCTACATGCTGGGAAACTCTCTTTGCGAGGTAAGCCACCAAAATGCTCCTTCCTCACCGAGCAAGCAAGGAAGAAAACCAAGAACAACAAATGATGAAACCTGATTAGAAGACATCATAGCAAACCTGGCACCGCCAACGACGTCGCTACAGCTATGGCAAGTAGGCAGCGTTGACCACCCACTGAACATAAGTCGTTAATCTGCCACACCAAGTTAACGACCATTGGCTCCATTTTCGATCACCATAGCTCCATACCAGGTGATGTACGGACCCGGTAGACATTTTCCCAAAGGATACACGTAATTAACGTTCAGAGCACATAATCTACACACCAACGATCATTTGGAGACAAGGGTTTGAAACACAAAAAAATAGACGATGATCGGTTACTCTCTTTTTTTCCCATGGTGGGTAAGGTCCCCCGCTCATGATACAATACATCTTATACACTTTGATGCACATTAAACTACTTTTTCAGAATGGTACGTCAAATTTATTTTTAGCAAAGCATGAAACAAGCGCTTTTTTTCTTGAGCACAGAAACACATGAGTGTGTTTTGGAAACATAGCAATTTTAAACTTAAGAGAACAGAACCATTCAATGGTGCTTCAACGAGCTCGATGCTCAAATTTGTTGGCCTACAAACCACAAGATACTTGAACAGCATCTACCTACTGGATAACTTTTGTTGACATAATAGGGGAGGCCCTAGTATGCTAATCTTTTTATGGAAATGCACAAAGGGGCAGGGACAATTTATAGATGATCTAGCTAAGACAGCAAAGCCTCTGTAAGACTAGGCTTATCCTTCCTCCCTATCAAGGACAAATGCTTTTTGAAAACTAAGAGACATATATAGATCCATGTCTCTAATCTGATTATCAAAGATGACTTCTCTTCTCATGTTCTTCCATATGCTCCAACAACTAATCTGATTATCAAAGATGACTTTTCTCATGTCCTTCCATATGCTCCAACAACGAGGACATGATGGATATCTTGCAACTACAAGAATTCGTTAGATCGTAACCCTCTAGAAGTTCATTGCTAAGACGCTCCAGAATGAAACAAAAGTCTTAGAGAACGATCCAATTCACTTTatagatttaactaagaaaaataCACTTAAGTGAAATTACACTTAAGTCGCCGGTGGAAGAACGCATCCGCCTGCTCCTCAGGACCGGCCTCCCCCGCGCGATGAAGCTCTGTGGCCTGGAGTTCCTCGTCCATCCCGGGCACCCACATGGATCTGTCGGGGTCACCCGCGGTCACACACCTGGAACGCGAGCACGGGGTCGCCGGCCACCTCCCATGCCATGCACGGGTCTGTCGAGGAGGCAGTGGTGCTCGCGACCCTGCGCCCAGGCCGTGCACAGGTTAGCCCTCGCGGTCCACTCCTGCAGTCCCAGGGACGCCCATGGGCAGTACAGCCCCGCCAGTTCCGACGACGAATCTAGTGGCTACTGCGCCAAGGGCGCCGCCAATCCTGTGGTTTCCGTCGTCGTCAGCCATGGCCACCGCGCACGGAGGGAGAAGGGGGCGGCGTGTCGCCGTCGGCCGGTGATGTCGCGTCCTCATCGGGCGGTGGTAGGACGGCCACCAGAGGAGGATGCAGGGGCTGGATCGTACGCGCGGGTGCGCTGCTGGCTTGGGGTTGCCGGCGACGAGGGGCCGTGCTGCGTCGCTGCGCCACTGCTTTCCCCGGTGCCCTGGATCCCGTGGACCACGAGGGCGAGGACGAGCACGCCCTAGATCTCAGGAGTGAGGGAGTTTCTTAGGGAGATTTTTCCAGAGAGGGTGGAGTTTTTAGCAAAAAGTACCTTGTCTAATGAATGCTACGCCACGTCAGCAAAtggtgggcccacatgtcataatcGCAGTTAAAATGTCCAAATAGACTGATCAGtattttttgcaaaagattagacCAAAAATTAGTGGTTTCTGGCCTAAATTCATAAAAgagtgttttctgcaaacctatATGCTAAtgtggtggttttgtgcaattcACTGCATTTTGATAGAGTAGAAGATCAAATATGTGCATGTTTGACTAACTTGAAATGTCTCCGAGGGTCCTCACAAGTAACCCACTACAAAAGGTGAAAAAATCTAGATGCTAGGAAGCTCTCTTTGCAAGGTAAGCCACCAAAATGCTCATTCGTCATTGAGCTAGGAGAAAGAAGGTTAATTCCACTAAATGATCGAAGATGACATTAGACACAAAGACAAACTTGGCAGAACCAATGGTGTCATTGCCACTACGACAAGCATCACTGACCATCCATCGAACATAAGTCATTAGTCCAAAACATCACTGGCTCTGCATCATCAATCACCACAACGCCATGACAGATTTGACATTGAGAACACATACTCTACATGCTTTTTTTGAAACAGAGCAGTGTTTTTTTAGGGCGAAACAGAGCAGTGTTTTGTTTTTTGAGACAAAGAAAGCGTTGCGTTGTGGTTGTGGACGATTGGACTGTGCCAATCGTATTTCCTTAGGCCACGGCCCAATAGCCCACCTACTGCCGAAAGCTGAGCACGGCGACGGCGTCAGACCACCTTGAAATACTCGGCCTTGGCGCCCGACGTAACCGTCGCGACCAACAGCTTTCACTTCCCCTCGCCGGAGCTCCAAGAAACCAAGAACCCATCATCCCCGCCTCTCTCCACCGAGCAGCACCCAGCGCCTCCGCTCTCCCGCGCTCCAGCGTCGGCGAGCGATGGACTGGTTTCAGGACGGCGAGCACGTGCGGCTGCGGAGTCGCGTGCACGGCACGTACCTGCACGCCGACGAGGACGGCCATGGCGTCTCCCTCCCCAGGCGCGGCGCGTCGATGAACGCGGTATGGTCCGTGCACATCTACCACCGCGACGGCCCGCAGCTGCTCCTCTACAGCGCCGCCTACGGCCGCTACCTCGCCGCCACGCACGCGCGGGCGCCGCCCGGCCAGCGCGGCTTCCGCACTGTGCAGTGCGACTACGACCGTCGGCACATGGAGGCCATCAAGTGGCATGCCGTTTGGGCCGAGTCCGAGAACTACGTCGTGCTCCGCGACGTCGCCGGCCGCTGCCTCCGCGCCAACAAGAGGTACCTCAGCCGGAACAACGGCGTCAGCGTCGACGGCATCGACGACATCAACAACGTCAGCACGATGATGCACTTGCACTGGTTCGTGGAGCTCATCCCCGCCAGGGATGGCTTGCCTCCCCTTCCACGTCCGATTTGGGTGAGTCCGCCATGCCCGCTTCTTGATTCTCCCCGAATTTGCGCGaattgggttcttggatgttgttaACATGCGTCCGAATTTCATTCGCCTGGGAGCAATTCTTTGGCATCTCCAATTCCTGATCGCATTCTCGAGTTCTTTGATCTGATGATGGTCCTCTCCTTTGCGACTCAACTGCAGCATCCCTTCCCCGGAACCGGAATAGTCACCGCCGTGTTGCCGCCGCGGATGATCCTGTACGTGCGGGAGCTCGCCGACGGGAGCCGCATCACCCGTGGCTCGTTCAAGTTCAGGGGGAGGTCCGTGTTCCGCCTGAGAAAGAAGCTGATCCGCCGGCTGCGTGCCGTCATGGACGTCTCCAAACTCGTCGTGTGCGTCGAAGCAGGTGCTTTCGGGCGGCTTACGCCACTCGTCGTCGACCTGCCCCGCAGCCGCCACAACCTCCACATCGTCGTCATCGAGGCCGGGACGCCAGGTGAGAGGCCCTCTCCATGTCCCCAACTTCTTACTTGTCTTCGGTTAGAACTGCTGCTCGTACTGAAATTGTTAGAGTCTGAAAAACAGTTTCCTGAAACTGCTGTTAATCTGCTTCAGTTAGAACTGTTGTATTTACATTGTGGTCTGAAGCTTCAGTTAGGACTAATTTGCTTCAGTTAGTACTGCCGCTAATCTGCTTCAGTTAGGACTAATCTGCCAATCTGCTTCAGTTAGAACTGttgtacttcctctgtaaactaatataagaatgtttagattactaaagtaattttctaaacgctcttatattagtttacggagggagtatttacatTGTGGTCTGAAGCTTAGTTGGTTGTTGCATATTCACACTTTGGAACTTGAAAACCAATTGTAATTCAGAAAGAAAAACAGTTTACTAAAACTGCTGCGAATCGGCTGTAGTTAGAACTGTTGTATTTGCATTGTGGCTGTTGGACTAATCTGCCTGTGTAGTCTGAAGCTTAGTTTGTTGTTACATATTCACACTCTTGGAACTTGTAAAGCCAAAATCAGTTGAGCTTCACATAGATAGAAGATACTGATATCTATAGGATTTAGCCAATTGTAGTTCAGAAAGAAGATTCAGGCTGTATCCCACAAAACACTACATGGAAATTAATTAGTTTCTGCATGCACATTACATTGTTTCAGGTTACTTGACATGTGTTAGCAATATCAGATTATTGTGAGTTTGTGATATGATTATGCCTAACCTTGACCTCCTCACTGTTCCCTGAACCTGTTTTAGCAATATAAGATTTATTAGATCTTGTCACTTGAACCTGTTTTAGCAATATAAGATTTATTGTGAATCCTCACTGTTCCTTCTAAATTCTGTTCAGCCCACGCGGAGCTGCGGTGCCCGGATGTCGATGCAGTGTAGAGAAAGACCAGAGCAGGACTCCTGACCGTCGCTTCACAGTTCACTTCTTCAGAGTGTCGCCACCTCGGTCACGACGGCATGTGAATCCGGAACTTTTTTGCAGTTAGACAGGGTTCAGGGAAACCCAGCAGTTCCTGTGTTCCTGCTAGCTCTGTAATGTTTGTTCTCCTGACAGTAGAAAACCTAGTTGCGTTGGCATCACGGTTATAGTATTGAGAAACTGTTTGAGCTCTGTAATGTTTGATGCGATGACGTTATTCTGTAATGTTTGCGCTCTTATTATGGCCACTACTTCAACGTTGCCAGCTTCGTTTCTCTTATATGAAGCATTGTACACATATGAGTTGAGCACTTCAGTTTAGCTGTGCCGCCTAAAGTTTCAGTACTATAGCAGAAAATGAGTTTCTATTTTGACTGAAACCTCTCAACTTGCTGCATTTTCCTGTGCATCGGCAGTACTTTAGATCGCAAGCAGTCCGAAGGCTGACAAGAGTTTGCACTACAGTAGCGAATATTTTAAGAAGTGCTTATGGTTTTAAAAAAATATCCGTGTAAATCGAGAAGTGTTCACACATTAAAAAAATATCCGTATAATTTAAGAAGTG
The sequence above is drawn from the Triticum aestivum cultivar Chinese Spring chromosome 7A, IWGSC CS RefSeq v2.1, whole genome shotgun sequence genome and encodes:
- the LOC123152342 gene encoding uncharacterized protein, with translation MDWFQDGEHVRLRSRVHGTYLHADEDGHGVSLPRRGASMNAVWSVHIYHRDGPQLLLYSAAYGRYLAATHARAPPGQRGFRTVQCDYDRRHMEAIKWHAVWAESENYVVLRDVAGRCLRANKRYLSRNNGVSVDGIDDINNVSTMMHLHWFVELIPARDGLPPLPRPIWHPFPGTGIVTAVLPPRMILYVRELADGSRITRGSFKFRGRSVFRLRKKLIRRLRAVMDVSKLVVCVEAGAFGRLTPLVVDLPRSRHNLHIVVIEAGTPAHAELRCPDVDAV